Genomic DNA from Arthrobacter sp. B1I2:
CGCCGATCATCACGATGGCCTTGGTCTCGGGATCAGCCTCGAACGCGGCCAGGGCGTCGATGTGCGTGGTGCCGATGACGGGGTCGCCGCCGATGCCGATGGCGGTGGAGAAACCCAGGTCGCGCAGTTCGTACATCATCTGGTAGGTCAGGGTGCCCGACTTGGAAACGAGGCCGATGGGGCCCTTGCCGGTGATGTTGGCCGGAGTGATGCCCACCAGTGCTTCGCCGGGGGTGATGATGCCGGGGCAGTTCGGGCCGATGATGCGGGTGACCTGGTTGCCGTCGGCGTCCAGCTTGGACTGGGCCAGGGCCCAGAATTCGGCGGAGTCCTGGACGGGAACGCCTTCGGTGATGACCACAACGAGGCCGATGCCGGCTTCGATGGCTTCGACCACGGCGTTCTTAGTGAATGCCGGCGGGACGAAGACGATGGAGACGTCGGCGCCGGTTTCGGCGATGGCTTCCTTGACGGTCCCGTAGACGTTGATTTCGTTGTCGCCGTGCAGGACTGTGGTGCCGGCCTTGCGGGCATTAACGCCGCCCACGATGTTGGTGCCGGCCTTGAGCATCAGGGCGGTGTGCTTGGTGCCCTCGCCGCCGGTGATGCCCTGGACGATGACCTTGGAGTCCTTGTTGAGGTAGATAGACATGGTGCGTCCCTTACTTAGCTGCGTTGGCGAGCTCGGCGGCCTTGTCGGCGCCCTCGTCCATGGTGGCGGCCAGGGTTACCAGCGGGTGGTTGGCCTCGTTCAGGATGCGGCGGCCTTCCTCGACGTTGTTGCCGTCGAGGCGGACTACCAGCGGCTTGTTGGCCGTGTGGCCGAGCTCGGCAAGCGCGCCGACGATGCCCTTGGCCACAGCATCGCACGCGGTGATGCCACCGAAGACGTTCACGAAGACGGACTTGACCTGCTCGTCGCCGAGGATGACATCCAGGCCTGCAGCCATGACCTCAGCGGAGGCTCCGCCGCCAATATCCAGGAAGTTTGCGGGCTTGACGTTGCCGTGGTTCTCGCCGGCGTACGCAACGACGTCGAGCGTGGACATGACCAGGCCGGCGCCATTGCCGATGATGCCTACTTCGCCGTCGAGCTTGACGTAGTTGAGGTCCTGCGCCTTTGCCTTGGCCTCAAGCGGGTCTGCTGCGTCCTTGTCCTCAAGCTGCGCGTGCTTCGGGTGGCGGAAGTCGGCGTTCTCGTCGAGGGAGACCTTGCCGTCGAGGGCCACGATGTCACCGTTGCCGGTCTTGACCAGCGGGTTGACCTCCACCAGGGTGGCGTCTTCCTTCTTGAAGACGTCCCAGAGCTTGAGGATGACGGCTGCCACCTTGCCGCGGAGTTCCTCGGCGAAGCCGGCGGCCGCGACGATTTCGTCGGCCTTGGCCTGGTCGATGCCCACGGCGGGGTCGATGGCGATCTTCGCCAGCGCTTCCGGGCGTTCGACGGCGAGCTGCTCGATTTCCATGCCGCCCTCAACCGAGCACATGGCCAGGTAGTTGCGGTTGGCCCGGTCCAGCAGGACGGAGAAGTAGTACTCCTCGGCGATGTCCGCACCCTGGGCAATCATCACCTTGTTGACGGTGTGGCCCTTGATGTCCATGCCGAGGATGTTGGTGGCGTGCTCTAACGCCTCGTCTGCGGACTTTGCGACCTTGACGCCGCCGGCCTTGCCGCGGCCGCCTGCCTTGACCTGTGCCTTGACAACGGTAACGCCGCCGATCTTCTCGGCAGCTGCCTTTGCTTCTTCTGGGGTGTACGCCACGATGCCGGCAAGCACGGGTACACCGTGCGCCTCGAACATATCGCGCGCCTGGTATTCAAACAGGTCCACGGTTTAGTGTCCTTCTACGTCGAAGTAGTTTCTGTACAGTCGGACACCATCGAAAAGACGATGACCGGGCTGCGGATTGCACGCACCGGCGGCCTGTCTGGAAACGAGCCACGCGGCGTAATGCTCCATGGGGAACTCTAGTCCTTTGGAGGGACCGGGCCGTCCCAGACTACCTCTTATGTGAGTAAGCACACTATTCTATGGAGCGTAGAAAAACCGCGGATTTACGGGGTTTTTGGGCCCTCCGGCTGCGGGGACGCACTGCTTTTGGCCGGCCCCTGGACCAGTTCGTAACGTTCGGGGGAAACGAAGAATCCGACGCCGGCGGAGGCATTTCCGCACGCCACGCCGCCGTTGTAGGCGGAACAGCGCAGGCCGTTCCGTTCAAGGTTCTGCCCGTCCGCAAGCACAGGAAGTTGGGTCAGCGGCCCAGCCTTCGTCCCTTTGGGCCCGAAGGCTGCTTCCATCGATGTGACGCCGGAGCGGCATTCCCCGTAGCGCGCGTTGTCCGGCGCCACCAGGGCCACCCCGCCCATGTAGCCAAGGTGGGTTCCGGCGCAGTCATCCTTGACGTCCCCGGGTTGGGGCGGTTGATAGGTGGCGAGCTCGCAGTGGGCCACCGGAACGATGGGCAGCTTGTTGTTGGCAGCATCGCTATAGCGGTTCTGCCCGTAGGGCAGGTTCACGTGTTCCCCGCGCGCGGAGGTGAGCGAACAGGCAATGGTCCGGTCCGCGGTGATGAAGGAGAGGACATCGGTGCCGCTGGAGAATGTTTTCGAGTCGGCCAGCGGCGCCTTTTCCAGCTGTTCCATGGGCTGCAGCGGAGCCGGCGGAATGTAGGAGGGGTCCTCGGTGGTCACCGTGCAGCCCGTGGCGGTGACAAGGAAAAGGGCGGCGAGCATCCCCCATACAGTCCGTCGCATGGCTCAATTATGCCCGGCCGCAGGCCGGCTTAGGCGTCGAGCCTGGTCAGTGGCGCGTACCGAAGCAGCAGCCGCTTCTCGCCAACGTCGAATTTGACCTTCGCCACAGTCTTGTCCCCCGCCCCTTCAAGCGCCAGGACGGTTCCGTTGCCGAAGCTGGTGTGGTTGACCTTGTCCCCCACGCTGACGGCGATGATTTCCTTCTGCGGCTGTACCCGGTTTTTTGCGATGGAGGCCGGAACGTCGGCGTTGAAACCGGCGGAGGAGTCCGCTGCTGCACCGCGGGAGGTGCCGGCGCCCCAGAAGGACCCGCTGTAGCGGCCGGACCCGATGGAGCCGCCGCTCCAGCCACCGGCCTGCCTGCTGGCCCCTTCCCGTCTCCATTCCAGGAGCTCCGCCGGGATTTCCTCCAGGAACTGGCTGGCCGGGTTGTACTGGCTCTGGCCCCACATGCTGCGCACCTCCGACCGGGTCACGTACAGCCGCTTGCGGGCACGGGTGAGCCCCACGTAGGCCAGCCGGCGTTCCTCGGCCAGTTCCTTGGGGTCGGTGGCGGAGCGCTGGTGCGGGAAGAGCCCGTGTTCCATGCCGGTGAGGAAGACCACCGGGAATTCCAGGCCTTTGGCCGTGTGCAGGGTCATCAGCGTCACCACGCCCAGCCGTTTGGCCTCGGCCACGGCGGCATCAATGTCCGCCCCGGGTGCATCCGGGATCTGGTCGGCATCGGCAACCAGGGACACCTGTTCCAGGAATGCGCCAAGGCTGCCCTCAGGGTTTTCCTGCTCGTACTCGCGCACCACGGCCACCAGTTCGGCCAGGTTCTCCACGCGGGACTCGTCCTGCGGATCGGTGCTGGAGCGCAGCGCGGCAAGGTAGCCGGTCTGTTCCAGGACGGCTTCCAGTGCGGCGGCGGCTCCCGATCCGGAGGCAACCTCGGCCAGGTCGTCCAGCATCTTCACGAAGCTCAGGACG
This window encodes:
- the sucC gene encoding ADP-forming succinate--CoA ligase subunit beta, whose amino-acid sequence is MDLFEYQARDMFEAHGVPVLAGIVAYTPEEAKAAAEKIGGVTVVKAQVKAGGRGKAGGVKVAKSADEALEHATNILGMDIKGHTVNKVMIAQGADIAEEYYFSVLLDRANRNYLAMCSVEGGMEIEQLAVERPEALAKIAIDPAVGIDQAKADEIVAAAGFAEELRGKVAAVILKLWDVFKKEDATLVEVNPLVKTGNGDIVALDGKVSLDENADFRHPKHAQLEDKDAADPLEAKAKAQDLNYVKLDGEVGIIGNGAGLVMSTLDVVAYAGENHGNVKPANFLDIGGGASAEVMAAGLDVILGDEQVKSVFVNVFGGITACDAVAKGIVGALAELGHTANKPLVVRLDGNNVEEGRRILNEANHPLVTLAATMDEGADKAAELANAAK
- the sucD gene encoding succinate--CoA ligase subunit alpha → MSIYLNKDSKVIVQGITGGEGTKHTALMLKAGTNIVGGVNARKAGTTVLHGDNEINVYGTVKEAIAETGADVSIVFVPPAFTKNAVVEAIEAGIGLVVVITEGVPVQDSAEFWALAQSKLDADGNQVTRIIGPNCPGIITPGEALVGITPANITGKGPIGLVSKSGTLTYQMMYELRDLGFSTAIGIGGDPVIGTTHIDALAAFEADPETKAIVMIGEIGGDAEERAADFIKANVTKPVVGYVAGFTAPEGKTMGHAGAIVSGSAGTAQAKKEALEAAGVKVGKTPSETAKLLREVYSAL